A genomic region of Oncorhynchus mykiss isolate Arlee chromosome 2, USDA_OmykA_1.1, whole genome shotgun sequence contains the following coding sequences:
- the LOC110498585 gene encoding transcription factor E2F4, protein MELESERTEFGAMGDSLQPQTPSRHEKSLGLLTTKFVSLLQEAKDGVLDLKAAADTLAVRQKRRIYDITNVLEGIGLIEKKSKNSIQWKGVGPGCNTQEIADKLIDLKAELDDLDKREHELDQQRVWVQQSIMNVTDDSQNSPMAYVKHEDLCSAFKGDTLLAIRAPTGTQLEVPIPESVLIGQKKYQIRLKSSAGPIEVLLVNKDPSSPSPVVLSVPPPEDMLQSLPVPAAANTKPTPTAPSQPSQPLAHSSNPSPATLLPACTATSNQAVTTAVSSTPTTNTPTPTTNTNAQLTPLLDTQPLQSSASLDGCCSSSAVFEPIKADPSELLYFPKELSDMFDPTKEIMSADLLEELMSSEVFSPLLRLSPPPGDHDYIYNLDETEGLCDLFDVPILNL, encoded by the exons ATGGAGCTGGAGTCGGAAAGAACCGAATTTGGAGCTATGGGTGACTCGCTTCAACCTCAAACCCCAAGTCGACACGAGAAGAGTCTAGGATTGCTTACAACCAAATTTGTATCTTTGCTACAAGAGGCCAAGGATGGAGTTCTAGACCTGAAAGCA GCAGCAGACACCCTAGCTGTAAGACAGAAGCGGCGCATCTACGACATCACCAATGTGCTTGAGGGCATCGGACTGATCGAGAAGAAGTCTAAGAACAGTATTCAGTGGAA GGGTGTTGGTCCTGGCTGTAACACACAGGAGATAGCCGATAAACTCATTGATCTGAAGGCAGAACTGGATGATCTGGACAAGCGGGAGCACGAGTTGGATCAACAGAGGGTCTGGGTCCAGCAGAGCATCATGAACGTCACAGACGACTCGCAGAACAGCCC TATGGCTTATGTAAAACACGAAGACCTCTGTAGTGCTTTCAAAG GTGACACTCTCCTAGCTATCCGCGCTCCCACAGGCACACAACTGGAGGTGCCCATACCTGAGTCG GTACTGATTGGACAGAAGAAGTATCAGATCCGTCTCAAGAGCTCAGCAGGACCCATTGAGGTTCTCCTTGTGAACAAGGACCCATCCAGCCCGTCTCCAGTGGTACTGTCCGTCCCCCCACCCGAGGACATGCTCCAGAGCCTTCCAGTGCCTGCTGCTGCCAACACAAAACCGACACCTACTGCCCCCTCACAGCCCAGCCAGCCTCTGGCCCACTCCTCCAACCCCAGTCCTGCCACACTCTTACCTGCCTGCACAGCTACTTCTAATCAGGCAGTCACCACTGCAG TGTCCAGCACACCGActacaaacacacccacacccactacAAACACAAATGCCCAATTGACTCCCCTGTTGGACACCCAGCCTCTCCAGTCCTCTGCCTCATTGGATGGCTGCTGTTCTTCTTCAGCAGTCTTTGAACCAATCAAGGCTGACCCCTCAGAAT TGCTGTATTTCCCCAAAGAACTTTCAGACATGTTTGACCCGACTAAAG AGATCATGAGTGCAGACCTGTTGGAGGAGTTGATGTCTTCCGAGG